Proteins found in one Gardnerella vaginalis ATCC 14018 = JCM 11026 genomic segment:
- a CDS encoding cell surface protein yields the protein MNNTTKKITNPFPDVISDDEIEKAFKNKETSVEKIYFKPAATSDNPNPKSEIVKNRFLKNVDGEYIVYKVYKNDYVSGKNESQITSSQGVSVNGSISKDGSIYAGSEQTITASAEPVDFELNGYTVAKNCKKSIDIRSEYAFKNYLYLKLTYKYKFNFERFKFVYVYCHQAGCNTSYNRYFSAADAQFHFVDDLQYRSKNPNGVDKDGKLKQRGNSDTHPSLTDADKKKGTLISSVPFYEIAGLADISGTSAVITDKAAFYRTDSGDGKTSILSFDKDPDIKYAKRPILTDLTGKNIPGYVYWDNDIDKPQNKNHEFANDKDTKEDPGNHYLSFAYEMKDGKPVKRLTRKHYYVTFRAIPTQLVVKYKKSDGTFESNAKYELLDSGNAKIGNEFASTSGDVTTSNKEALVTMMKSSSTTFLKSFTGYLSNGAVYLLPGKYTVKPNVKAPEGYEWVVDSNKQDSKTSADINIGLQTGKTTAIQFITFVLKKKPTHPIPTPSPTPEPTPTPTPAPEPDVTPEPEPIPVPDVPNVPDDSWIPLPEIVPENPEYSVVEQPVLNPVHSSDKPVEHSVEQSFKAVDAGEDYNAKAPAKHLPDTGVSLVMSISTLFVSLFAGFGLSMFKSRRKH from the coding sequence GTGAATAATACTACTAAAAAAATCACAAATCCATTTCCAGATGTAATTTCAGATGACGAGATTGAAAAAGCGTTTAAGAATAAAGAAACTTCTGTAGAAAAAATTTATTTTAAGCCTGCTGCTACTTCAGATAATCCTAATCCCAAAAGTGAGATTGTTAAAAATAGATTCTTAAAGAATGTTGATGGAGAATATATTGTTTACAAAGTATATAAAAATGATTATGTTTCTGGCAAAAATGAGTCACAGATTACTTCATCTCAGGGTGTGTCTGTAAATGGTTCTATATCAAAAGATGGTAGTATTTATGCAGGCTCTGAACAAACAATTACAGCTTCTGCTGAACCAGTTGATTTTGAATTAAATGGTTATACTGTTGCAAAGAATTGTAAAAAGTCTATTGATATTCGCTCTGAGTATGCTTTCAAAAATTACTTATATTTAAAACTCACGTATAAGTATAAGTTTAATTTTGAAAGATTTAAATTTGTGTATGTTTATTGTCATCAGGCTGGGTGCAATACAAGTTATAATCGTTATTTTTCTGCAGCAGATGCGCAGTTCCATTTTGTGGATGATTTGCAATATAGATCTAAGAATCCAAATGGGGTAGATAAAGATGGTAAGTTAAAGCAGCGAGGAAATTCTGACACTCATCCATCTTTAACTGATGCAGACAAGAAGAAGGGTACTCTAATATCGTCGGTTCCATTTTACGAAATTGCGGGATTGGCGGATATTTCTGGTACTTCTGCTGTAATAACTGATAAAGCAGCCTTCTATCGAACAGATAGTGGTGACGGTAAGACATCTATTTTGTCTTTTGATAAAGATCCAGATATAAAATATGCGAAGCGTCCTATACTTACTGATCTTACTGGTAAGAATATTCCAGGATACGTGTATTGGGATAATGACATTGATAAGCCTCAGAACAAGAATCATGAGTTTGCGAACGATAAGGATACTAAGGAAGATCCTGGTAATCACTATCTTTCCTTTGCTTATGAAATGAAGGATGGCAAGCCTGTTAAGCGTCTTACACGTAAACATTATTATGTTACTTTTAGAGCAATTCCTACGCAGTTGGTCGTTAAGTATAAGAAGTCTGATGGAACATTTGAATCAAATGCAAAGTACGAGCTTTTAGATTCTGGTAATGCGAAAATTGGCAATGAATTTGCTTCTACGAGTGGTGATGTTACTACAAGCAACAAAGAAGCTTTAGTTACTATGATGAAATCGTCTAGTACTACTTTCCTTAAAAGTTTTACTGGCTACTTATCTAACGGTGCTGTATATTTGTTACCTGGAAAATATACAGTAAAGCCAAATGTTAAAGCGCCTGAAGGGTACGAGTGGGTTGTAGATTCAAATAAACAGGATTCTAAAACTAGTGCAGATATTAATATCGGACTTCAAACTGGAAAGACTACTGCTATACAATTTATTACTTTTGTATTGAAGAAGAAGCCAACTCACCCTATTCCTACGCCATCTCCAACTCCTGAACCTACACCAACTCCGACTCCAGCTCCTGAGCCAGATGTGACTCCTGAACCTGAGCCAATACCAGTTCCTGATGTTCCTAATGTGCCTGACGATTCGTGGATTCCTCTTCCTGAGATTGTTCCTGAGAATCCAGAGTATTCTGTTGTTGAGCAGCCTGTGTTGAATCCTGTTCATTCTTCGGATAAGCCAGTGGAGCATTCTGTTGAGCAGAGTTTTAAAGCTGTTGATGCTGGTGAGGATTACAATGCTAAGGCTCCTGCTAAGCATTTGCCTGATACTGGTGTTTCACTGGTTATGTCTATAAGTACTTTGTTTGTGTCTTTGTTTGCTGGTTTTGGTTTGTCTATGTTCAAGTCTCGCCGCAAGCATTAA